GATGTGCAGGTTTATATGGAGACTGAAAACCAAACTGGAATTATACAGTTCCACTTCCAGCCATTCACAACGCACCCAGGCATGAGGCAGCTGATTTTCTGGACTTTTCTGACTCTCTACTTGCTCAGCCTGTTTGGGAATGCTACCATTGTTCTCATCATCTACACCACACATTCTCTTCACACCCCAATGTACTATTTCTTGGCTAACCTGGCATGTCTGGAAATTGCTTATTCTTGTACCATTGCACCCCTCACTCTGGCCCACGTAGCTTCTGCAAGAAAGGTCTCCATCACCTTGGCTGGCTGTGGGACCCAAATGTTCTTCTTTACCTTCCTGGGAAGCTCTGACTGTGTCCTGCTAGCAATCATGGCTTATGACCGCTATGTGGCAATCTGTCACCCGCTCAGCTACACTGTCATCATGAACTGGAGAGTGTGTGTGAAAATTGTTGTTGGGACCTTGGTCATGAGTTGCTTCTTTGGCATTCAGCTTTCTGTCTTGATATTGACTTTGCCTTTCTGTGCCAATAAGGAAATCAACAATTTTTTCTGTGATTTCCCTGTTGTCATGAAACTGGCATGTGGCGATACCCATTTCCACCAAACTGCCCTTTTTATTACCAgtgttatcatcatcaccatccctTCCCTCCTAATCTGTATCTCCTATGCCTTCATTGTGGCTGCCGTCTTGAGGATCAGCTCTGCCGCAGGCAGGCAAAGGGCTTTCTCCACCTGTTCCTCCCACTTAATGGTCGTCCTTCTGCAGTTTGGCTGTGGCAGTTTGATATACCTGCGTCCCAGCTCCAGCTACTCACCAGAGGAAGGTCGAGTGGTGTCTGTGGTCTACACCTTTGTCACTCCTGTGCTGAACCCCTTGATCTATAGCATGAGGAACAAAGAGTTAAAGGATGCACTTATCAGAGCCTTAAAAAGAGCTGTGCTGCCCCAGAAGAAATGACAGCATTGAATCACAGCCAGGGAATGGTACACCGTCTACTGCCATCTCTTGTAATGATATGGTGGAACTGAAACCACAGGTCAGTGATGGAAGGATGCATAGGTAGGCAGGCTCTATGTCTAAGCTGCAACTGTGCCTCAAAAGGAATGTTCTTTGCCTGTAGCAGAAGTTGCATTGTGTGGCCAATTGACCTGAATTCGGTATAGATATTCTTAAAGGAAATGAATCAAATGCCTGATTGAAAGCAAGCAGAACAACAGCTACACTAGTGACACTGAGTTCTGTTTTGATGGGCAGGAGAACCTGGACAAGTTTCCAGCCACAGAGAGAACTAATACATTTCATTCAGGAGCCTGAAGATATTGTGAGGTAACAGAAGAAAAAATACCCCAAGAAGAGGCTGGACTGATGTCATCAAAGGAGGGTAGCAAATGAGGCAGACATTAACCTCAAACCAGACTAGCCAGAAATGCCTGATGGGACTGGCATGGGGATTTTGGACCTCGTATTCATCGGGAGACAACTTCCACTGATGAATTGGACTGATGGTTATGTTTATGGAGGACTGCCGCTGgaagcctgagggccctgctctgccTCTCGCCACCTGCCttggggcagggcctgacaggcttcacaaggacTCTGGCTGCTGCTCGGCAGAGAGGGCTCctcttttaaatggtttttattttttatctgtggcattttaaatggctggtttttgtttttattgcaacACCATCCAGGCAGCCAGACTGAATAGTTGCtgggggaaggtggaggcagcccggaagctgcatctgagagcccctgcatCACCTAAAGGCAGCCAGGCACTCCTCAGCTGAGCTGCCGGATCtgctcctacttgtgtgcaagcaggagtggaggcagggatctctcatCATGAAGCCGCTACTCCACATCTGAGAGATCCCCACAaaccctcctctcttcctccacccccacccccaccactgaAGTCACAGCTCTGCGGGGCCGATGGCTTCGCCACCACTGCGCTAGACTAAGattttgtatgtatgtatatattaaataaataaactgaaatatTGGAAAGCAGCATAATTCTGTGAGAGGGTCAGCAACACATTAGTGACCTAGTCATCCACACACTTGGTCTGCTGTGTGGTTTTACTGTGGTGTTTTAATTATTTGATTTGTTTATTGAGAAGTTTTCATTCTTTTCCACAAGTCAGAAGTACATTAGCACAAATGAGCAAAATTCAGCAGACATGATTCTAAACCTACATTATAACCAGGCCTCTCCCAAAAGTACTATCACTCTCTAAACCTTTGTTTCCATAGCCATATTCACAACAATGCTCTTTATAGAAAAGTAATTTATTAAAATTATTCAAATCATTCGGTTGTAAAGTAATCTCTTTGTATGGTTCCACCTGTGAATTTTATCAAACTTATTTTTGCTGTGGCTGAGGACTCCTCCTAATATCCTCATGATATAAAGCTCTTTTTCAACCAATGACTGTCAATTCCCTAATAAGAGGGACTGCTAAAGACTCTCATTTGTAGTGCATCATTGTTTTAGTAACAATTACAGTTCTTATTTCTGGACTATTTTGCCACCTAGTGCTCCAAAGTTTCTCAACACATACCCTGCCCCTTTCTGATTATTTATTTCACTTGGCCTCTATAGATCCTTAATACTATATGAAGACCATGTATCATATAATATACAGGGGAAGTTAAACATGATACTgtcttctcttttcccccctgGATCACATATTCCTCTGAGGGCACTTTTATGTAGGGCACCTGGTTTTCTGCTTCCTGACCTTCTTGTTTGGATTGCCCTGCCTGAGATGTATGAGTTCTATATGTGATGTGGTCTCTTTCATGCAAAATTTTATGACTCCTGAAAATGCACAGAAAATATGGGATCTATCAGGTTCAGAATACACAACAAAACCAGGAAAGGGTTATTGCTATGGTTTCATTATTCTAAAATTTTCCAATAATAATCCAGCAGAAACTTGGTCTCTTGTGAAGGTTGGCATTTAATATTATTGCATAGAAGTATATTTTATAAAACCTTAAAATTAAGTGCTTTTACTTGCAACATTTCTACTTCCAGTGTTTCAACCACCATCTGAAGCACATGCACCACAGTATGAAAGCAGCTTGAGACTTGCTGCTCTCTGATCTGAATGAGGGAAAGGAGCACAAATTTGTTTCCTAAAGTGTAGGAGCCTGGCTTTGTATGAGAATGTGAACTCTCTTGTGACTGCTATTAGACAGGGATGGAGGGCAGTTTGAAGTACTTGTTGAAATGCGAGTGGTGGTGATGGACCACAAATAGTGGCAAAGTTCACAATCAGGGAATGAAAGGCTAAGAGAGCAGCTCTTTGGCACATCCATCttgtttcctggttctgaagCTCTTCCTTCAGAAAGCATGCCAAGACCCTTAAGGGAGCGAGAGTGACGAGAGAAATTTTCTTTCCTGAAGTGCAGGCATTAGAATTTATGTGAGAGTGTGAATTCTCTTGTGGCTGTTCTTACACAGGAATGGAAGTGTGAAGTACTTGGAGATAAAAAAGTAAGACTCTAACTATTGGTATAATCACATGACTTCTCTGAGTGGTGAGAAGTTCCGGGAGGTGCAGTGGTGACCTGGGTTTAGATGCCTTTGGTAATAATTCACAGGAGAATTATGGCGCTTCATGACATTTCAGTTTATTAatttaatatatacatatacagatCTTAGACTAGAGGCAGATTATTgtttagtcacacacacacacaaacaaacacacaaatacagaAATAAGTAAACAcagaataagtaaataaaataagtaaataccAAAAATAATTACATATATAATACAttttacaataaaacaaaaaggtTGTAAGGATTCATATTATGCTGGAATTTATTGTTCCAGAATGAAAAAGAGACTACCCTTCTACAAATCTATGTGATAGTTTGATATTTGTTACTCTGAAACATATCAATTTAATCATTGTTTATATCCCAGATTTTCTCAAACCAGTGAGAGACTAAATGAGCTGTGGTCTGCCCCCCCTTCTAGCAATACATATTTTTGCTGCCGAAAAGTTTGGTGCCAGAGCTATGTTTTTTTCAAATACCCTAGTAAGAGGCATTTGAGATCATGTGATATTGAATTTCCAATCAATTATTAAATTCCGAAATTGCCTGCCCCCTTAAACTGAATTATTGGTTAGTCTGCTTGGAGGCAGTTACATCTCTAGAATTTTTTGGTGCTTTCGAATAAATCTGATTCAATGTGTGTGGATCCCCACACAGGCAGTATTAGTATAGTTATGTAAGAAAATGTATAAATACCTCTCTCACCATTTTGCATAAGGTGTGGGGTTCATTAAATGATATGGGCATCTTGGCAGACACAGCCTCAGCTTCCACAGCCGCCGCCTGTCATGACCCACCACGGACAGGATTGGCAGAAAGTGCAGCAGAGACATTCTAtgcttaagataatattttagtctcTTGCTAATTGTACTGGTGTAAGcagtttatatttgacttcctttagtaacaTTTAATTTGAAATGcttaatatattttttgttaactttgctgcattaGACATTCATTCTGACCTCCTTCGTAATGttctattttgaaatctttaagataatgtcTTAGTTTCCTGTTAACTATGTTGCTTTCAATGTATATTTTATACATGGCTTTCATTGGTAATCTTTCATATTGGATTCTTCTGTCTGATATCttcatgtgttgtaaaccactttgagattatttgcttgaaaatataaagcaatatagaaaggaaaggaatgatgatgatgatgagagtaGAATTGCATTGATTCCTCTCTCTTGTTACAATCTCACGTGACACCCTCTACCTATAGGTATTACCGTGGGGCGAGATGCTGCATGGGGATCGTACATTAGCTACCTCTGCTGCTATCAGCCTGTTGCTATCATCCCTATGGTCGAACCTTAATGAAGACCGCTAGCTGTCAAACTTTTTGGTGGGAAACAGTCTTCTTCGAAAGGCTCTCCTCAGTGCCTCTTTCAGTTCCTTGTTTCTCATGCTATAGATCAGAGGGTTCAGTAGGGGAGTGACAAAGGTGTAGAACACAGAAACCACTCGACCCTCCTGTGGTGAGTAGCTAGAGTTGGGCCGTAAGTATATGAAACTGCAACAGCCGTACTGTAAGAGGACAACCATCAAGTGGGAGGAGCACGTGGAGAAAGCTTTTTGCTGGCCTTCAGCAGAACGGATTTGCAAAATGGCCACGGCAATGAAGCCATATGAGATACAGATTAGAAGGAAGGGTATTGTGATGACTACAACACTAACTATGAAAATAGCAGCTTGGTGGATTTGGATGTCACTACAACCCAACTGCAGAATGACTGGGACATCACAAAAGAAGTGATTGATTTCATTTTGGCCACAGAATGGCAAGCGAAAAATAAGGATGGTCAGTTTTAGAGACAACAGAAAGCCCAGTAGCCAGGATACCACGACAAGGGAAGTACATACTGTTTTGTTCATGATGAGCATGTAGCGCAGTGGATGACAAATTGCCACATATCTATCGTATGCCATGATGGCCAGTAGGACACAGTCAGCTCCTCCCAGGAAGACAAAGAAGAACATTTGGGTTCCACAGCCACTTAAGGAAATGGTGGCACTTTTCCTGGACAGAAGGTTGGCCAAAGCCAATGGAGCAATGGCAGAAGTGTAGCAGATCTCCAGAGCTGCCAGGTTGCCCAAGAAAAAATACATGGGGTTATGGAGAGAGTGGTCGACATGGACAATAAGCACGACAGCAGCgttcccacagaggctgaggacgtagaggagcagaaagagaaggaaaatgacCAGCTGTGTCTCAAGCAAGGTTGAGAAGGGACGGAAATAGAATTCAGTATGGTTTTCATATCCCATGAAGATGGTAAAGAGGACCTAAAGGGAAAATAAAGATCTGAGTCAATGAGTTACCTTGGCTCAGCAGTGAGGATACGCTCATACTGCAACCTGGCTTCCTACAATAAAGTGTCTGCACCAACTCTTTTCTGTTCTTATTACAAGGTTATATAGAGCATTCAGATGGGGAGCATTCCTTCagcaatctattttatttttcctcagaGGACTGACTTCCTGTACTGGTACaatttatatattaaatttgCTTCAATTTATGCAGACATTATTGAAATATAAGCATGCTTGGTTAATGTTTTGCACATTATTGTCCAAAAGAGTTATTTGCTCTTATCAATGAAATGTCAAAATAGTATTTTACTTAAGTTTGCATATCATGGCtgatttcaaaatacaaattcaaGTTGGACCAAAACAGAAGATATGTGCAATAATGATTGGAAGACAGTGACATGAGCTACTTAGACTTCTATGGTTCTTGGCATCAGCCAATCCTTTTTTTGCCATTATAAGTTAGAAGGGGAACTGCAATTGACTTTACATGCTATCTGGAGTATTGTGCTTCTTCTGTGTGTGCTTCTTGCTATGCTTCATCCACAGCACTGAAGGCAACATGCCATGTGACAAACTGGACTCTTTTTAATTGTTTCCACTTGTGAAATTTACACTTTCCATCGGAAGCTCTGCTCCATCAGTAGATGTGGGTGTTAGTACTCCAAGCTAAATTTAAGGAGTTGAATTTAACCCTCTATCTTTTTATCCTTCTCTGAAGAGTACAGTATGATTATTTATCCCACTATAACTGTACAGAGAAACATACAAAGTTAACCATTCAGGTTTGTAACATTCAAGCTAGGATAAAATTTTTAGGCAAAATGCCCAATTAATGGATAAAGGCAGATAGGCATTTTACATGTAGCCGagttcactgagttcaatgggaaatGTGTACTGGGTTGGAACCTTGGCTCAAGTAATTTTGGGGCACATTACATGTGACAGCAAAGCACCAATGTACTCTAAGAAAAATCTCCAGACTGTTCTGTTCATGGCATCTAGTGCTCATCTAAGCTGGAATGGGGAGTTTTCTGGCTCTGATAATATGGCTGTTCCAATGGAGTATGCATCTGATTGTAGGGGAAGTAGCTGATactttagaaaataaaataaagtagccAAACCTATTCAGAAAACCACTGGATGTGAAATCCACATGGATTCATTTGTCAAGTTTAGGATATGTTAAGGATCTTATTCAATCAAAACACTGAAAGTCAATGAACAGGAACTGATGGCTGAAAGCACCTGCTTCATTTAATGTGTTTATTGTTAAATCATGGTTCAGaggaaaaagaaatttaaaaaacaaattgcagTTAGCTGAAGAATGAACAAGTATCTGCTTTTCCATTTATTAGGAACAATCCCAACAGTATTTTGGCAATGATCTGGAAAAATCCGAAgctttttctcccttttctttttcactgCACATAGTCTGGTTTTGTACATGCCATAGAATTCAAGTACATTCCCCATGTCCCTGAaaaaagaatccttggaactatACATTTTACCCATCACAGgggtacaattcccagcacccttaaactgcaGTTCCTAGCATGGTGGGGGACATGCTACAAATGCCATTTACATGTATGATGTCTATGCAACCTATGCATTTTGATTCTAGAGTCTGGAATCTCATACACTAAGGATgaagggggaaaaaggagaatGCATGCTGAATAGAAAACATGCTGAATAGAGAATGAAA
The nucleotide sequence above comes from Podarcis raffonei isolate rPodRaf1 chromosome 1, rPodRaf1.pri, whole genome shotgun sequence. Encoded proteins:
- the LOC128413727 gene encoding olfactory receptor 10V1-like; the protein is MGYENHTEFYFRPFSTLLETQLVIFLLFLLLYVLSLCGNAAVVLIVHVDHSLHNPMYFFLGNLAALEICYTSAIAPLALANLLSRKSATISLSGCGTQMFFFVFLGGADCVLLAIMAYDRYVAICHPLRYMLIMNKTVCTSLVVVSWLLGFLLSLKLTILIFRLPFCGQNEINHFFCDVPVILQLGCSDIQIHQAAIFIVSVVVITIPFLLICISYGFIAVAILQIRSAEGQQKAFSTCSSHLMVVLLQYGCCSFIYLRPNSSYSPQEGRVVSVFYTFVTPLLNPLIYSMRNKELKEALRRAFRRRLFPTKKFDS
- the LOC128402638 gene encoding olfactory receptor 10V1-like → METENQTGIIQFHFQPFTTHPGMRQLIFWTFLTLYLLSLFGNATIVLIIYTTHSLHTPMYYFLANLACLEIAYSCTIAPLTLAHVASARKVSITLAGCGTQMFFFTFLGSSDCVLLAIMAYDRYVAICHPLSYTVIMNWRVCVKIVVGTLVMSCFFGIQLSVLILTLPFCANKEINNFFCDFPVVMKLACGDTHFHQTALFITSVIIITIPSLLICISYAFIVAAVLRISSAAGRQRAFSTCSSHLMVVLLQFGCGSLIYLRPSSSYSPEEGRVVSVVYTFVTPVLNPLIYSMRNKELKDALIRALKRAVLPQKK